TTTATAATCTCACTCTACGCCCTTATTGAGGTAAGCTTCTACTCCTCCCAGATAACGGTCCATCAGAGGGATGTTGATTCACCGGTAGTTGAGATACCCTCCCTCAACCTTACAGAGAATATAAACAACAGATCAGTATTCTACGGGGTCTACCATGAACCAAGATCCTACACCCCCGGGAACAGAACCGTGATACTCTTCGGTCACAGAACCCTCTATGGATCACCCTTCCTCAAACTTGACAGGTTAAGGGCTGGGGATGAGGTTTACCTTAACTGGCCGGGTATAGGGCTTGCAGAGTACCGTGTAAACCGTTCATTCATTGTCCCTGAATCCTACCAGATGTCAGTGGAACAGGGAGCCCGGCTTTTCCTCATCACATGCCACCCGCCGGGGTCAACAAGGGAACGGCTCATAGTTGAATGCAAACTTGTGAGGATAACGCCCTACCAGAAGAGCCTTAAGGTGGAAAACCCCAGGAGGTACTATGCCCTCCTGATAATCACAGGTTTTCTAATCGGAGGGCTTTTTATCACCAAGATATACCCTGTTTCTGAGGATAAAAGGATTCTCCTTGCTGCTGTAATAGGACTTACACTATTTCTTATCCTGGGATACATCTTCCCTGTTCCACCGGAGTTCATATCCGACAAACTCTCAGAAATCAACAGCATGATGGGGATCTGAGCC
The sequence above is drawn from the Methanothermobacter wolfeii genome and encodes:
- a CDS encoding class E sortase translates to MRLSTALVITGMFIISLYALIEVSFYSSQITVHQRDVDSPVVEIPSLNLTENINNRSVFYGVYHEPRSYTPGNRTVILFGHRTLYGSPFLKLDRLRAGDEVYLNWPGIGLAEYRVNRSFIVPESYQMSVEQGARLFLITCHPPGSTRERLIVECKLVRITPYQKSLKVENPRRYYALLIITGFLIGGLFITKIYPVSEDKRILLAAVIGLTLFLILGYIFPVPPEFISDKLSEINSMMGI